In one window of Duganella dendranthematis DNA:
- a CDS encoding sensor histidine kinase, with the protein MHSVLPAVVSILFLCYGAYVLHSRGVSRISLTFFLLCVTTFCWQSTWAILFQLHDEHEAFSLAKLGYLLILFLPTTLYHFIAELTNQRGERRWVALSYGVAGLLGVLLLTTDWMISGLYPYFFGFYPKAGPLHPLHLLQTVLVVGRGLWLLYRRQRLAVSTEKTRLRYCLVSLLIYFFAAVDYLCNYGVAFYPPGVLFVATSLGLIAQAMVRHNLLADPLEVAATIAHEMRTPLATIRNQSRMLAKCLPDLLAGYQMAVEHQHIRPTLPAAQLQYLYQLNQHIEAEIRRSNFIVDMMLASARAGTLNPTDFADHSVKKCVDEALASYPFESTMREKVSVRGSNDFTFFGSDVLLVYVLYNLFKNALHAIKVAGRGEVEITLADRQLLVTDTGSGIPDDVLPHVFEPFYSTGGTGIGLAFCQKVITAFGGSIHCESQAGRYTRFSLWFPQRINYPVN; encoded by the coding sequence ATGCACTCCGTTCTGCCTGCCGTCGTTTCCATCCTGTTCCTGTGCTACGGCGCCTACGTATTGCACTCGCGCGGCGTCAGCCGCATCAGCCTGACCTTCTTCCTGCTGTGCGTGACCACCTTTTGCTGGCAGTCGACCTGGGCCATCCTGTTCCAGCTGCACGACGAGCATGAAGCGTTCTCTCTGGCCAAGCTGGGCTATCTACTGATCCTGTTCCTGCCGACCACGCTGTACCACTTCATCGCGGAACTCACCAACCAGCGTGGCGAACGGCGCTGGGTGGCGTTGTCATACGGCGTGGCGGGCCTGCTCGGTGTGCTGCTGCTGACCACTGACTGGATGATTTCCGGGCTGTATCCGTATTTCTTCGGCTTCTATCCGAAAGCCGGCCCGCTGCATCCGCTGCACCTGCTCCAGACCGTGCTGGTGGTCGGCCGTGGGCTGTGGCTGCTGTACCGGCGCCAGCGGCTGGCGGTGTCCACCGAGAAGACCCGGCTGCGCTACTGCCTGGTCAGCCTGCTGATCTACTTCTTCGCCGCAGTCGACTACCTGTGTAACTACGGCGTGGCCTTCTATCCGCCCGGTGTGCTGTTTGTCGCCACCAGCCTCGGCCTGATCGCCCAGGCCATGGTGCGCCATAACCTGCTGGCCGATCCGCTGGAAGTGGCGGCCACCATCGCCCACGAAATGCGCACGCCGCTGGCGACCATCCGCAACCAGTCGCGCATGTTGGCCAAGTGCCTGCCGGACCTGCTGGCCGGTTACCAGATGGCGGTGGAGCATCAGCATATCCGGCCGACGCTGCCGGCGGCGCAGTTGCAATACTTATATCAACTGAACCAGCACATCGAGGCGGAGATCCGCCGCTCCAATTTCATCGTCGACATGATGCTGGCCTCGGCACGCGCCGGCACGCTGAATCCCACCGACTTCGCCGACCACTCGGTGAAGAAATGCGTCGACGAGGCGCTGGCCAGTTATCCGTTTGAAAGCACGATGCGCGAGAAAGTCAGCGTACGCGGCAGCAACGACTTCACCTTTTTCGGTTCGGACGTGCTGCTGGTCTACGTGCTGTATAACCTGTTCAAGAATGCGCTGCACGCCATCAAGGTGGCTGGGCGGGGCGAGGTGGAGATTACGCTGGCGGACCGGCAGCTACTGGTCACCGATACCGGCTCGGGTATTCCGGACGATGTGTTGCCGCATGTATTCGAGCCGTTTTACAGCACCGGCGGTACGGGAATAGGATTGGCGTTTTGCCAGAAAGTGATTACCGCATTTGGCGGCAGTATTCACTGTGAATCGCAGGCCGGTAGATATACCCGCTTTTCATTATGGTTTCCGCAGCGGATTAACTACCCGGTTAATTGA
- a CDS encoding acyl-CoA thioesterase yields the protein MLMQVSAETFTHSLTIYLKDSNAYGNTYFARYFEWQGICREKWFYECISRDMLQKEGVFITKHAEQDYLQESFPFQEISCELNAYDVKKCSFWLEFRFYAEGRPISVGRQQIVFANHAKQITALPEPIIASIKRYVK from the coding sequence ATGTTGATGCAAGTTTCCGCCGAGACCTTTACCCACTCGCTGACGATTTACCTGAAGGATTCCAACGCCTACGGCAACACCTACTTTGCGCGCTATTTTGAGTGGCAGGGCATCTGCCGCGAAAAGTGGTTCTACGAGTGCATATCGCGCGACATGCTGCAAAAAGAGGGCGTGTTCATCACCAAGCACGCAGAGCAGGACTATCTGCAGGAAAGCTTCCCGTTCCAGGAAATTTCTTGCGAGTTGAACGCGTATGACGTCAAGAAGTGCTCATTTTGGCTGGAGTTTCGCTTCTACGCCGAGGGCAGGCCGATCTCCGTCGGACGCCAGCAGATCGTGTTTGCCAACCATGCCAAGCAGATCACGGCCTTGCCTGAGCCGATTATCGCCAGCATCAAGCGCTACGTGAAGTAA
- a CDS encoding DUF885 domain-containing protein codes for MTYRRTLFALAPFAAAIALAFAPMSPVYAAAPAGKVSAEVAASANKAVLAIADEYYDAVARFEPIGATENGDNRFDNQLGLSIAPAKRAAQFKLYRKFLQRLQAIKPYQLDVKARINYDILQYELTGLIAMERFPEQLLPLNQMDSVPVTLANYAGGEASQPIGTVKEYDAYLSRVSQLPAWIDQAIANMREGIKKGVTQPKAIMISALPQFQQLVSAAPEASIYYTPITKLPAAFSDADKQRLTAAYRKTINDKVMPALVRLSTFLEKEYVPACRTSTGLGALPDGAAWYQARVANATTTTLKPDEIHAIGLKEVARIQAQFAVLGPKLGYDGPAAGLPVWVAAQPKFFPFKTEQEVQAVYHKLNDVLDTKLPLMFTLQPKAKLDLRLEPELSRATASDHYTAPAGDGSRPGVFWSVVNDPTKYGSTGMTTLFLHEGKPGHHFHIALMQELNLPNFRKYGGNNAFTEGWALYAETLGKEMGLFDDPAQYFGHLNDEMLRAVRLVVDTGMHAQGWTREQSIQYMKDTLGYDVVAKTETERYMAWPGQALGYKVGSLKIQELRQRAQAALGDKFSPPEFHAVVLGDGTLPLALLEDKVNHWIATKQQ; via the coding sequence ATGACGTATCGCCGCACCCTGTTCGCCCTCGCCCCTTTCGCCGCCGCTATCGCGCTTGCCTTCGCGCCGATGAGCCCTGTGTATGCCGCCGCCCCGGCCGGCAAGGTCAGCGCCGAAGTGGCCGCCTCGGCCAACAAGGCGGTGCTGGCAATCGCCGACGAATACTATGACGCGGTCGCCCGCTTCGAGCCGATCGGCGCCACCGAGAATGGCGATAACCGTTTCGACAACCAGCTGGGCCTGAGCATTGCGCCGGCCAAGCGCGCCGCGCAGTTCAAGCTGTACCGCAAGTTCCTGCAACGCCTGCAAGCCATCAAGCCTTACCAGCTGGATGTGAAAGCGCGCATCAATTACGACATCCTGCAATACGAGCTGACCGGCCTGATCGCCATGGAGCGCTTCCCGGAGCAACTGCTGCCGCTGAACCAGATGGACAGCGTGCCGGTGACGCTGGCCAACTACGCAGGCGGCGAAGCGTCGCAGCCGATCGGCACCGTCAAGGAATACGATGCCTACCTGAGCCGCGTGTCGCAGCTGCCGGCGTGGATCGACCAGGCCATCGCCAATATGCGTGAAGGCATCAAGAAAGGCGTGACGCAGCCGAAGGCCATCATGATTTCGGCGCTGCCGCAGTTCCAGCAGCTGGTGAGCGCGGCGCCCGAAGCCAGTATTTATTACACGCCGATCACCAAGCTGCCGGCCGCCTTCTCCGATGCCGACAAGCAGCGCCTGACCGCCGCCTACCGCAAGACCATCAACGACAAAGTGATGCCGGCACTGGTGCGCCTGTCCACCTTCCTGGAAAAAGAATACGTGCCGGCCTGCCGCACCTCGACCGGACTCGGCGCGCTGCCGGATGGCGCCGCCTGGTATCAGGCCCGTGTCGCCAACGCGACGACAACCACGCTCAAACCGGACGAAATCCATGCCATCGGCCTGAAAGAAGTGGCGCGCATCCAGGCGCAGTTTGCCGTGCTGGGTCCGAAGCTGGGCTACGACGGTCCAGCCGCCGGCCTGCCGGTGTGGGTGGCGGCGCAGCCGAAGTTCTTCCCGTTCAAGACCGAGCAGGAAGTACAGGCCGTGTATCACAAGCTGAACGACGTGCTGGACACCAAGCTACCGCTGATGTTCACCTTGCAGCCAAAAGCCAAGCTGGACCTGCGCCTGGAGCCTGAACTGAGCCGCGCCACCGCTTCCGACCACTACACCGCGCCGGCCGGCGACGGTTCGCGTCCGGGCGTGTTCTGGTCGGTAGTCAACGATCCGACCAAGTACGGCAGCACCGGCATGACCACGCTGTTCCTGCACGAAGGCAAGCCTGGCCACCACTTCCATATCGCCCTGATGCAGGAACTGAACCTGCCGAACTTCCGCAAATACGGCGGCAACAACGCCTTCACCGAAGGCTGGGCGCTGTACGCGGAAACGCTGGGCAAGGAGATGGGCCTGTTCGATGATCCTGCGCAATACTTCGGCCACCTGAACGACGAGATGCTGCGCGCCGTGCGGCTGGTGGTGGATACCGGTATGCATGCGCAAGGCTGGACCCGCGAGCAAAGCATCCAGTACATGAAAGACACGCTGGGTTATGACGTGGTCGCCAAGACCGAGACCGAGCGCTACATGGCGTGGCCGGGCCAGGCGCTGGGCTACAAGGTCGGTTCGCTGAAGATTCAGGAGCTGCGCCAACGCGCGCAGGCCGCCCTCGGCGACAAGTTCAGCCCGCCTGAATTCCACGCCGTGGTGCTGGGCGACGGCACGCTGCCGCTGGCCTTGCTGGAAGACAAAGTGAACCACTGGATTGCCACGAAACAGCAGTAA
- a CDS encoding HPP family protein: protein MRAFFESWLPSAPTANRREQLRASFGALCGILLTALLSQLLLQSTHAATFLVAPIGASSVLLFALPASPLAQPWSVIGGNVVSGLVGVACVHWFGDILPLPLLAGLACGGAIAAMFVARCLHPPGGAVALTAVIGGSVVQAAGYEFVLMTVLADSVLLVLMAVTYNNLTGRSYPHVQHAHVNPHATRDAVPTVRLGFKPEDLDAVLQQHNQVLDISRDDLESLFMQTEQRAYQRRFGIISCADIMSRDIVSAEFGTGLDDAWQQMRAHRVTCLPVLNRARRVIGIVTQTDFLDHGGLDDYRSIRQQLRRFLRKSGVTHTEKAEVVGQIMTQHPTTARTDTPIVDLVPLMADSGFHHIPIIDHEQRFVGIITQSDLVAALYESRFAEAAA, encoded by the coding sequence ATGCGCGCCTTCTTTGAAAGCTGGCTGCCCAGCGCCCCTACCGCCAACCGCCGCGAACAGCTGCGCGCCTCCTTCGGCGCCCTGTGCGGCATCTTGCTGACCGCCCTGCTCAGTCAGCTGCTGCTGCAATCGACCCACGCGGCCACATTCCTGGTCGCACCGATCGGCGCCTCGTCGGTGCTGCTGTTTGCCTTGCCGGCCAGTCCGCTGGCGCAGCCGTGGTCGGTGATCGGCGGTAACGTCGTCAGCGGGCTGGTCGGCGTGGCCTGCGTGCACTGGTTCGGCGACATCCTGCCGCTGCCCTTGCTGGCCGGGCTGGCCTGCGGCGGCGCGATTGCCGCCATGTTCGTCGCGCGCTGCCTGCATCCGCCCGGCGGCGCGGTGGCGCTGACTGCGGTGATCGGCGGCTCGGTGGTGCAGGCGGCCGGCTATGAATTCGTGCTGATGACGGTGCTGGCCGATTCGGTGCTGTTAGTGCTGATGGCCGTCACCTATAACAACCTGACCGGGCGCAGCTATCCGCACGTGCAACACGCGCACGTCAATCCGCACGCCACCAGAGATGCGGTGCCCACCGTGCGGCTGGGCTTCAAGCCGGAGGATCTGGACGCGGTGCTGCAACAACATAATCAAGTGCTGGACATCAGCCGCGACGATCTGGAGTCGCTGTTCATGCAGACCGAGCAGCGTGCCTACCAGCGCCGCTTCGGCATCATCAGCTGCGCCGACATCATGTCGCGCGATATCGTCAGCGCCGAGTTCGGCACCGGACTGGACGATGCGTGGCAGCAGATGCGCGCGCACCGCGTGACTTGCCTGCCGGTGCTAAACCGCGCGCGACGGGTGATCGGCATCGTCACCCAGACCGATTTCCTCGACCATGGCGGGCTGGACGACTACCGCAGCATTCGCCAGCAACTGCGCCGATTCCTGCGTAAAAGCGGCGTCACCCACACCGAAAAAGCCGAAGTGGTCGGCCAGATCATGACCCAGCATCCGACCACCGCGCGGACCGATACGCCGATCGTCGACCTGGTGCCGCTGATGGCGGACTCGGGTTTCCACCACATCCCGATCATCGATCATGAGCAGCGATTTGTCGGCATCATCACCCAATCGGATCTGGTGGCGGCGCTGTACGAGAGCCGTTTCGCGGAAGCGGCGGCTTGA
- a CDS encoding Lrp/AsnC family transcriptional regulator, with translation MNQLDRFDYAILDALQRDGTLSVAQLSEQIGLSSTPCWKRLRRLEEEGYIENRVAIINRNKVGLPVTVFVSVRTTQHDEKWFARFAAAVAALPEVQEFHRMSGDVDYLLKVVTIDIAGYDRFYKKLIKSVQLTGVSSAFSMEQIKITTSLPLGLVSHQ, from the coding sequence ATGAATCAACTTGACCGCTTTGACTACGCCATCCTCGACGCCCTGCAACGGGACGGCACGCTGTCCGTTGCCCAGCTCAGCGAACAAATAGGTTTGTCCTCCACGCCCTGCTGGAAACGGCTGCGCCGGCTGGAGGAGGAAGGGTATATCGAGAACCGCGTGGCCATCATCAACCGCAACAAGGTCGGCCTGCCGGTGACGGTGTTTGTCAGCGTGCGCACCACCCAGCACGATGAGAAATGGTTCGCCCGCTTTGCCGCTGCGGTGGCGGCATTGCCGGAAGTGCAGGAGTTTCACCGCATGAGCGGCGACGTCGATTACCTGCTGAAGGTGGTGACGATCGACATCGCCGGCTATGACCGTTTTTACAAGAAGCTGATCAAGTCCGTGCAGCTGACCGGGGTGTCGTCGGCGTTCTCGATGGAACAGATCAAGATCACCACCTCGCTGCCGCTGGGGCTGGTCTCGCACCAATAA
- a CDS encoding aminotransferase class V-fold PLP-dependent enzyme, whose amino-acid sequence MTTEIYLDSNATSVVLPAAIAAATDAMGQRYGNPSSTHATGLKAKVILDAARACAVRLLGVGNGRLMFNSGATEGIQTAVLSSLVALRERKDAGKAIGTLLVYGATEHKAVPESLAHWNRLLGLNLTLHKLPVDHNGAHSLSALRDIAAQAAMVCTMAANNETGVISDLAGIEAVLLQTGSKAYWLVDCVQGLGKLKLDLSSTRIDYAPFSGHKLNAPKGIGMLYVRAGTPFTALIQGGGQEAGQRSGTENMAGIAALGAVLGALERGDTFRSQAELCNFRARLADSLRTALPGVVFNHPFDTALPTTLNFSVPGLSSRELMDVFDAADVRVSAGSACSSSKAAPSYVLDAMGFPLWRSAGAIRMSFGPLTDEATIAAACTRIERCGAALRASCLIPSDRTAVPHDGLLQLGVEGACSWMVLDAASRSCIVIDPLPEHTARIEAYVRCQNYQVQAVVSTLPNAGRAMLVEALGRHFNRAAEADAYGWPQNATAIALDNGAGATAITLGAQVLACVPCGTGNELRAYLLGSADEARLPAAAVRFAFSARPAQQALHEIISERTLLCPTRDEQNQFCASMNAEPSAIIAADAQLDGSALDAFLAAHPDACLVDVREPYEFAATIAPLPAGRMALSVPLSRLAEYASAWLGAEQAPLVFFCRSGNRSMMAALCLRRLGHRHAYSLNGGLALATPLPLAA is encoded by the coding sequence ATGACTACTGAAATCTACCTCGACAGCAACGCCACCAGCGTTGTTCTGCCCGCCGCGATTGCCGCTGCCACCGACGCCATGGGCCAGCGCTACGGCAATCCCAGCAGCACCCACGCGACCGGCCTGAAGGCCAAGGTCATCCTCGATGCAGCGCGTGCCTGCGCGGTGCGCCTGCTGGGCGTCGGCAACGGCCGCCTGATGTTCAACAGCGGCGCCACGGAGGGGATCCAGACCGCCGTGCTGTCGTCGCTGGTGGCGCTGCGTGAGCGCAAGGACGCTGGCAAGGCCATCGGCACGCTGCTGGTCTACGGCGCCACCGAGCACAAGGCCGTGCCGGAAAGCCTGGCCCACTGGAATCGCCTGCTGGGCCTGAACCTGACGCTGCACAAGCTGCCGGTCGATCACAACGGCGCGCACAGCCTGAGCGCGCTGCGCGACATCGCCGCCCAAGCCGCGATGGTGTGCACCATGGCCGCCAACAATGAAACCGGCGTCATCTCCGATCTGGCCGGCATCGAGGCGGTGCTGCTGCAAACCGGCAGCAAGGCTTACTGGCTGGTGGACTGCGTCCAGGGATTGGGCAAGCTCAAGCTGGATCTGTCGTCTACCCGCATCGATTACGCGCCGTTCTCCGGTCATAAACTGAATGCGCCGAAAGGCATCGGCATGCTGTACGTGCGCGCCGGCACGCCGTTCACCGCGCTGATACAGGGGGGCGGCCAGGAAGCCGGACAGCGCTCGGGCACCGAGAACATGGCTGGCATCGCCGCGCTGGGCGCTGTGCTGGGCGCACTGGAGCGGGGCGATACCTTCCGCAGCCAGGCCGAGCTATGCAACTTCCGCGCGCGCCTGGCGGACAGCCTGCGCACCGCCTTGCCGGGCGTGGTGTTCAACCATCCGTTCGACACAGCCTTGCCGACCACGCTGAACTTCTCCGTCCCCGGCTTGTCGAGCCGCGAGCTGATGGATGTGTTCGACGCCGCCGATGTACGCGTCAGCGCCGGCAGCGCCTGCTCCTCGTCCAAGGCCGCGCCTAGTTACGTGCTGGACGCGATGGGCTTCCCGCTGTGGCGCAGCGCCGGCGCCATTCGCATGTCGTTCGGCCCGTTGACCGATGAGGCCACCATTGCCGCCGCCTGCACCCGCATCGAGCGCTGCGGCGCGGCGCTGCGCGCCAGCTGCCTAATCCCGTCCGACCGCACCGCCGTGCCGCACGACGGCTTGCTGCAACTGGGCGTGGAAGGCGCGTGCAGCTGGATGGTGCTGGACGCCGCCAGCCGCAGCTGCATCGTCATCGATCCGTTGCCGGAGCACACTGCGCGCATCGAAGCGTACGTGCGCTGCCAGAACTACCAGGTGCAAGCCGTGGTCAGCACGCTGCCGAATGCCGGCCGCGCCATGCTGGTCGAGGCGCTGGGCCGCCACTTCAACCGCGCGGCCGAGGCCGACGCTTATGGCTGGCCGCAAAACGCCACTGCTATCGCGCTGGACAATGGCGCCGGCGCCACCGCCATCACGCTCGGCGCGCAAGTGCTGGCCTGCGTGCCCTGCGGCACCGGCAACGAACTGCGCGCTTATCTGCTGGGCTCGGCGGACGAGGCGCGGCTGCCGGCTGCTGCGGTGCGCTTCGCCTTCAGCGCCCGTCCGGCGCAACAGGCTTTGCATGAAATTATCAGCGAGCGCACGCTGCTGTGCCCGACGCGGGATGAACAGAATCAATTCTGCGCCAGCATGAATGCTGAACCGTCGGCAATCATCGCTGCCGATGCGCAACTCGACGGCAGCGCGCTGGATGCCTTCCTGGCGGCGCATCCGGATGCGTGCCTGGTGGATGTGCGTGAGCCGTATGAATTTGCCGCGACCATCGCGCCGCTGCCGGCCGGGCGCATGGCCTTGAGCGTGCCGCTGAGCCGCCTGGCCGAGTACGCCAGTGCATGGCTGGGTGCGGAGCAGGCGCCGCTGGTGTTTTTCTGCCGCAGCGGCAACCGCAGCATGATGGCGGCGCTGTGCCTGCGCCGCTTGGGACATCGCCACGCGTACAGCCTCAACGGCGGACTGGCGCTGGCGACGCCGCTGCCGCTGGCAGCCTGA